The following coding sequences lie in one Halomonas sp. 'Soap Lake #6' genomic window:
- a CDS encoding dodecin codes for MSYHTYKHVEITGSSEKGIEEAVQNALAKASETIKHMRWLEVTDTRGHIEDGRVAHWQVTVKIGFTLE; via the coding sequence ATGAGTTATCACACTTATAAGCATGTAGAAATCACCGGTTCTTCCGAGAAAGGTATTGAGGAAGCCGTGCAGAATGCGCTCGCCAAAGCTTCTGAAACTATTAAGCATATGCGCTGGCTGGAAGTAACCGATACTCGTGGCCATATAGAAGATGGCCGCGTTGCCCACTGGCAGGTAACCGTAAAAATCGGTTTTACGCTAGAGTAA
- the trkA gene encoding Trk system potassium transporter TrkA, with protein sequence MKIIILGAGQVGGTLAEHLAREENDITVVDTDAAKLRELHTKLDIRTVTGAGSYPIVLRQAGCEDADMLIAVTNTDEINMIACQVAHTLFRTPTKIARVRATAYLTRKGLFAHEAIPIDVLISPEQVVTDHVRRLIEHPGALQVLEFAGGLVQLVAVKAFYGGPLVGQDLAFLAKHMPNVETRVAAIYRRNRPIIPRGDTVIEADDEVFFLAARRDIRAVMSELRRVERDFRRVVIAGGGNIGERLAEHLEHSHQVKIIEHSLERCTTLSERLDRTVVLHGSATSKRLLEEENIEDCDIFCALTNDDEVNIMSSLLAKRLGAKKVLTLINNAAYVDLVQGGEIDIAISPQQATIGSLLTHVRRGDIVNVHSLRRGAAEAIEAIAHGDKQSSKVVGRTIREIDLPEGTTIGAIVRGKEVLIAHDDVMVESGDHVILFVIDKRRIRDVERLFQVGLTFF encoded by the coding sequence ATGAAAATCATCATTCTTGGCGCCGGCCAGGTCGGCGGCACCCTGGCGGAGCACCTCGCCCGCGAGGAAAATGACATTACCGTCGTTGATACCGACGCCGCCAAACTGCGCGAGCTTCATACCAAGCTTGATATTCGCACGGTCACCGGCGCAGGCTCTTACCCTATTGTGCTGCGTCAGGCAGGCTGTGAAGACGCCGATATGCTAATCGCGGTGACCAACACCGACGAAATCAACATGATCGCCTGTCAGGTAGCTCACACGCTGTTTCGCACCCCCACCAAGATAGCCCGAGTGCGCGCCACAGCCTACCTCACCCGCAAAGGTCTGTTTGCCCACGAAGCCATCCCCATAGACGTATTGATCAGCCCCGAGCAGGTAGTTACCGACCATGTGCGCCGCCTGATAGAGCACCCTGGTGCACTGCAGGTGCTGGAATTTGCTGGCGGACTGGTGCAGTTAGTAGCGGTAAAAGCCTTCTACGGTGGCCCGCTGGTAGGTCAGGATTTAGCCTTTTTAGCCAAGCATATGCCCAATGTGGAAACCCGCGTGGCGGCGATTTATCGGCGCAACCGGCCAATTATCCCCCGCGGCGATACAGTGATTGAAGCTGACGATGAAGTATTCTTTCTCGCTGCACGACGCGACATTCGTGCGGTTATGAGCGAGCTGCGTCGCGTAGAGCGAGATTTCCGGCGGGTCGTGATCGCAGGCGGCGGCAATATCGGCGAGCGTCTCGCCGAACACCTGGAGCACAGTCACCAGGTGAAGATCATCGAGCACAGCCTGGAGCGCTGCACCACGCTGTCCGAGCGGCTTGACCGCACAGTGGTGCTCCACGGCAGCGCTACCAGCAAACGGCTGCTGGAAGAGGAAAATATCGAGGATTGCGATATTTTCTGCGCCCTCACCAACGATGACGAAGTCAATATTATGTCGTCGCTATTGGCCAAACGTCTAGGGGCAAAAAAGGTACTCACACTGATCAACAACGCTGCCTACGTAGATTTAGTGCAGGGCGGCGAAATCGATATTGCTATCTCCCCTCAGCAGGCCACCATTGGCAGCCTACTTACCCACGTGCGCCGGGGCGATATCGTTAACGTGCATTCGCTGCGCCGGGGAGCGGCGGAAGCCATTGAAGCCATTGCCCACGGTGACAAACAGTCTTCCAAAGTGGTCGGCCGCACGATACGCGAAATAGACCTGCCAGAAGGCACTACTATTGGCGCCATTGTGCGCGGCAAAGAGGTCCTCATTGCCCACGATGACGTCATGGTGGAGAGCGGTGATCACGTCATCCTATTTGTGATCGATAAGCGGCGAATCCGCGACGTGGAGCGCCTTTTCCAAGTTGGATTGACGTTCTTCTAG
- a CDS encoding TrkH family potassium uptake protein, translating to MSLRVILRILGLLLMLFSLTMLPPMLMSLWFRDGVWHAFMSGIAITVATGLVLYLPNRSAHKELRIRDGFIIAAMFWTVLALFGSLPLMLFGEGSLSITDAVFESFSGLTTTGATVITGIDFLPESVRYYRQQLQWLGGMGIVVLAVAILPTLGVGGMALYRTEIPGPLKDSKLTPRITETAKALWYIYATLTFACMVAYMLAGMDWFDALGHSFSTVAIGGFSTHDASIGYFSSATIELICIGFMLISAVSFSLHFIAWREKSLLHYFQDPEARFLLLFLTGLTAITVITLWLTDTYDAMEGLRHGLFEVVSVATTAGFAVADFSGWPGALPFLLFVAAFVGGCSGSTAGGMKVIRIILILKQGMREVMRLIHPNAVIAVKVGKVSVPDSIAQAVWGFFSAYLMLFFLMIVGVMATGVDQVTAWSTVGSALNNLGPALGEANSHYGDLPSLAKWILVMAMLLGRLEIFTVLVLFTPAFWRR from the coding sequence ATGAGTTTGCGGGTTATTTTACGCATTTTAGGTCTGCTTCTGATGCTATTTAGCCTCACGATGCTGCCACCGATGCTGATGTCGCTATGGTTTCGAGACGGTGTTTGGCACGCCTTTATGAGCGGTATTGCCATCACCGTAGCTACCGGCCTTGTCCTTTACCTCCCTAACAGGAGTGCTCATAAAGAACTGCGGATTCGCGATGGTTTTATTATTGCGGCCATGTTCTGGACGGTACTGGCACTGTTCGGCTCGCTTCCGCTCATGCTGTTTGGCGAAGGGTCGCTAAGCATCACCGATGCCGTGTTTGAGTCGTTCTCGGGACTGACCACCACCGGCGCTACGGTGATTACCGGCATCGATTTTCTGCCGGAGTCCGTGCGCTACTATCGTCAACAGCTACAGTGGCTGGGCGGCATGGGGATTGTGGTATTGGCCGTTGCAATTCTCCCTACCCTAGGGGTTGGGGGCATGGCGCTGTATCGCACCGAGATCCCAGGGCCACTAAAGGACTCCAAGCTAACGCCGCGCATTACCGAGACCGCAAAAGCCCTCTGGTATATTTATGCCACGCTCACCTTTGCCTGCATGGTAGCCTATATGCTGGCGGGAATGGACTGGTTCGACGCCCTTGGTCATAGCTTTTCAACCGTGGCCATTGGTGGCTTCTCTACCCACGATGCCAGCATTGGTTACTTCAGCAGTGCCACGATTGAGCTGATTTGCATTGGCTTTATGCTGATCTCAGCGGTGAGCTTTAGCCTGCACTTTATTGCTTGGCGTGAAAAAAGCCTGCTGCACTACTTTCAAGACCCAGAAGCTCGCTTTTTACTACTGTTTTTGACTGGTTTGACCGCCATCACGGTGATTACGCTATGGCTTACCGATACCTACGACGCGATGGAAGGACTGCGCCACGGCTTATTTGAGGTGGTTTCCGTGGCGACAACCGCGGGTTTTGCCGTAGCAGACTTCTCCGGTTGGCCTGGGGCGCTGCCATTCCTACTGTTCGTAGCAGCGTTTGTGGGCGGCTGCTCGGGCTCAACCGCTGGGGGCATGAAAGTTATCCGTATTATCCTGATTTTGAAACAGGGTATGCGCGAAGTAATGCGCCTGATTCACCCTAACGCAGTCATTGCCGTTAAAGTGGGCAAGGTTAGCGTACCCGACAGTATCGCCCAAGCCGTATGGGGCTTCTTCTCCGCCTACCTCATGCTGTTTTTCTTAATGATCGTCGGCGTAATGGCGACCGGCGTTGACCAAGTCACTGCATGGTCTACCGTTGGCTCAGCGCTTAACAACCTTGGGCCAGCCCTCGGCGAAGCCAACAGCCACTATGGCGACTTGCCAAGTCTCGCCAAATGGATTCTTGTCATGGCCATGTTGCTGGGCCGTTTGGAAATTTTCACGGTGCTGGTGCTATTCACTCCCGCCTTTTGGCGCCGTTAA
- a CDS encoding TraB/GumN family protein has translation MTQDDSSPLVTAANTLPTTSGPLKTVTVGNTHYTLLGTAHVSAESADDVRTLIDSGTFDAVAIELCDARHYSLNNPDAMGEQDLFQVFKQGKAGMVAASLALGAFQQRIAEQSGIQPGAEMRAAVEACQSRALPLLLVDRDVGITLKRIYRNVPWWQRFSLFSGLLGSVMSRQDVSKEDIEKLKEGDMLEATFSEFAAESEALYTPLIRERDRYMALRLAEEAPPGRYKNVLVVLGAGHLKGTVEHLEAPLPASPSVEREALEATPPPSKLWKATPWLITLLVLTGFVIGFSRNTELGWQLVIEWFLINGILSGGATIIALAHPVTVISTFFAAPLTSLNPTIGAGFVAAGVELFMRKPKVRDFSTLRHDVTELKGWWKNRVSRTLLVFLLATIGSAVGTWVAGFRIAGALFGSGAA, from the coding sequence ATGACCCAAGACGACAGTTCACCGCTGGTCACAGCGGCTAATACCCTGCCAACCACCAGCGGTCCCTTAAAAACCGTCACAGTGGGTAATACCCACTACACCCTGCTAGGCACTGCCCACGTTTCGGCGGAAAGTGCTGACGATGTCCGCACCCTTATCGATAGCGGTACCTTTGACGCTGTTGCTATCGAGCTTTGTGATGCCCGCCACTACAGCCTGAATAACCCTGATGCCATGGGCGAACAGGACCTGTTCCAGGTATTCAAACAAGGCAAAGCCGGCATGGTAGCGGCAAGCCTTGCGCTTGGCGCCTTTCAGCAGCGTATTGCCGAGCAGTCAGGCATACAGCCCGGCGCTGAAATGCGCGCGGCGGTGGAAGCCTGCCAGAGCCGTGCGCTTCCGCTGCTGCTGGTCGATAGGGATGTTGGCATTACCCTGAAACGGATTTACCGTAATGTGCCCTGGTGGCAGCGTTTTTCGCTCTTCTCCGGCTTGCTTGGCAGTGTTATGTCGCGCCAAGACGTTTCAAAAGAGGATATCGAGAAGCTGAAAGAAGGCGATATGCTGGAAGCGACCTTCAGCGAGTTCGCCGCCGAATCAGAAGCACTCTATACCCCACTGATTCGTGAGCGCGACCGCTACATGGCGCTACGACTAGCTGAAGAGGCACCTCCAGGGCGCTATAAAAACGTGCTGGTGGTGCTGGGCGCAGGACACTTAAAAGGCACGGTAGAACATCTAGAGGCGCCACTACCAGCAAGCCCTAGCGTTGAGCGTGAAGCCTTAGAAGCAACGCCACCACCCTCAAAGCTGTGGAAAGCCACTCCTTGGCTCATTACCCTGCTGGTACTTACCGGCTTCGTAATTGGCTTCTCACGCAATACCGAGCTTGGCTGGCAGCTGGTGATCGAGTGGTTTTTAATCAACGGTATTCTGTCTGGTGGTGCGACGATTATCGCCCTTGCCCACCCGGTGACAGTCATCTCCACCTTTTTTGCAGCACCACTTACCTCGCTTAACCCCACTATAGGGGCAGGCTTTGTAGCCGCTGGGGTGGAGCTTTTTATGCGCAAACCCAAAGTCCGCGACTTCTCGACCCTGCGCCACGATGTTACAGAGTTAAAGGGCTGGTGGAAAAACCGTGTCTCACGCACCTTACTGGTATTTCTTCTAGCTACGATTGGCTCAGCGGTAGGCACTTGGGTCGCAGGGTTTAGAATTGCCGGTGCTCTGTTTGGTAGCGGCGCTGCGTGA
- a CDS encoding DMT family transporter: MSTIRQAPWQADALLLLVTILAAGGWIFSKEALAGMPPLLFIGTRFLLAGLILLGFAWPALQHLPARRIWRGIWVGFLFSAAIAFWVLGLQHSSHLGESAFINSLGILLVPVVARLLFGDRPPRSTWIALPVALLGFALLSLNAGFRVETSQLFMVCAALCFALLINVNTRVVRNIPALPLTTLQLLSVGSVLTCLSLLFEHQPMALNISILGWFIASVLLASSLRFFLQIKAQGMTTPSHASVILMLEAVWTALLAAWWFGETMAPLQLLGCSLIFAALLINRWYWVRKVILRWLPGVQR, translated from the coding sequence GTGAGCACAATAAGACAAGCGCCGTGGCAAGCCGATGCGCTACTGCTATTGGTGACCATACTGGCCGCAGGCGGGTGGATTTTTTCTAAAGAGGCGTTGGCGGGCATGCCGCCACTGCTGTTTATAGGCACACGCTTTCTGCTCGCGGGGCTTATCTTGCTAGGCTTTGCTTGGCCAGCGCTACAACACTTGCCTGCTCGCCGAATTTGGCGGGGTATATGGGTAGGTTTTTTATTTAGTGCTGCCATTGCCTTTTGGGTATTGGGTCTACAACACTCTTCCCACCTAGGTGAAAGCGCCTTTATCAACAGTCTCGGCATACTATTAGTGCCGGTAGTGGCGCGCCTGCTATTTGGTGATCGCCCACCGCGCTCCACCTGGATAGCATTGCCGGTAGCGTTACTTGGCTTTGCCCTGTTGTCTTTAAACGCTGGCTTCAGGGTCGAGACCAGCCAGCTGTTCATGGTTTGCGCAGCGCTGTGTTTTGCCCTGCTGATTAATGTGAATACCCGTGTGGTCCGCAACATACCCGCCCTTCCCCTGACCACACTGCAGCTATTGTCCGTAGGTAGCGTGCTTACCTGCCTATCACTGCTGTTTGAACATCAGCCAATGGCGTTAAATATTTCAATACTGGGCTGGTTTATCGCCAGCGTACTGCTAGCTAGCTCGCTGCGTTTTTTTCTGCAGATCAAAGCCCAAGGCATGACCACCCCAAGCCATGCATCGGTCATTTTAATGCTTGAGGCGGTATGGACGGCGCTGCTGGCTGCCTGGTGGTTTGGCGAAACCATGGCCCCCTTGCAACTGCTCGGTTGTAGCCTGATATTTGCTGCCCTACTCATCAACCGCTGGTACTGGGTACGCAAAGTTATACTGCGCTGGCTACCAGGTGTTCAGCGCTAA
- a CDS encoding tRNA-uridine aminocarboxypropyltransferase, whose translation MSDATSLPTSLLLSSSLPSEEDSSLMELDPATGHPRPPRREFKARGSFVKRCEGCNLPELNCLCPYQVKAQSDAQVWLITHPLEHFKPTNTGRLISDVLANTKVFTWYRVAPDEELATLLEDPRYAPFVIFPDDQPDYAERVVDIKAVLAVKQQARIPVFVILDGTWRQARRMFRKSPYLDKLPVLPLRTERETRYQLRKPASKAHLCTAEVAIELLRQSGDKVAASVLDDYFDVFNDSYAASRYYRKIDGQTPAMQRLLDRQV comes from the coding sequence ATGTCTGACGCTACGTCACTGCCTACTAGTTTGTTGCTTTCTAGCTCATTGCCCTCTGAAGAAGACTCTTCCTTGATGGAGCTCGATCCTGCGACAGGACATCCTCGCCCGCCTAGGCGTGAATTTAAAGCACGGGGAAGCTTTGTTAAGCGCTGTGAAGGTTGCAACCTGCCCGAACTTAATTGCCTATGCCCTTATCAGGTGAAAGCGCAAAGCGATGCTCAGGTTTGGCTCATCACCCATCCTCTTGAGCACTTTAAACCGACCAATACTGGCCGGTTGATTAGTGATGTGTTGGCGAACACCAAGGTATTTACCTGGTATCGAGTCGCGCCGGATGAAGAGCTTGCCACACTGCTTGAAGACCCGCGTTACGCGCCGTTTGTGATTTTTCCCGATGACCAGCCTGACTACGCTGAGCGGGTGGTGGATATCAAGGCTGTGCTTGCCGTTAAGCAGCAGGCGCGTATTCCAGTATTTGTGATTTTAGATGGCACATGGCGCCAAGCACGGCGGATGTTCCGCAAGAGCCCTTACTTGGATAAGTTACCCGTGCTGCCACTGCGCACCGAGCGAGAAACCCGCTACCAGCTGCGCAAGCCTGCTTCTAAGGCGCACCTTTGCACAGCGGAAGTAGCCATTGAGTTGTTGCGTCAAAGCGGCGACAAAGTAGCAGCGAGTGTGTTGGATGATTACTTCGACGTGTTTAACGACAGTTATGCCGCTAGCCGCTACTACCGTAAAATCGATGGGCAAACCCCCGCCATGCAGAGACTGCTGGATAGGCAAGTTTAG
- the bioB gene encoding biotin synthase BioB — MTATAFNTSTAAPRHDWTLEEINALFALPFNDLLFKAQQVHRAHFDANAVQVSTLLSIKTGACPEDCKYCPQSGHYNTKLEKEKLLEIEKVVAQAKAAKEAGASRFCMGAAWRSPRDKDLLLVEEMVRQVKAVGLETCMTLGMVDGEQASRLATAGLDYYNHNLDTSPDYYGEIITTRTYSDRLETLANVREAGMKVCSGGILGMGEDAKDRSALLQQLAKLSPHPESVPINMLVKVPGTPLENVEDLDPIEFIRAIAVARIMMPQSHVRLSAGREQMSESTQALAFLAGANSIFYGDKLLTTGNPQADRDRALFAKLGLHPEKRETCESEDTQAARLAQQAQQQVHAERAAKLAVDASV; from the coding sequence GTGACCGCCACTGCCTTCAATACCAGCACAGCCGCCCCACGTCACGACTGGACGCTGGAAGAGATTAACGCGCTGTTTGCGCTGCCTTTCAACGACCTATTGTTTAAGGCCCAGCAGGTGCATAGGGCACACTTTGATGCTAATGCAGTGCAGGTTTCCACCCTATTATCGATCAAAACCGGCGCCTGCCCGGAAGACTGTAAATACTGCCCGCAGTCCGGCCACTACAATACCAAGCTCGAAAAAGAGAAGTTGTTGGAAATCGAAAAGGTCGTGGCTCAAGCCAAAGCTGCCAAGGAGGCAGGTGCAAGCCGCTTCTGTATGGGTGCCGCCTGGCGCAGCCCGCGTGATAAGGACTTGTTACTGGTCGAAGAGATGGTTCGCCAGGTGAAAGCGGTGGGGTTGGAAACATGCATGACGCTGGGTATGGTCGATGGAGAACAAGCCAGCCGATTGGCCACCGCTGGGCTTGATTACTACAACCACAACCTGGATACCTCGCCGGATTACTACGGTGAAATCATCACCACCCGCACCTACAGCGACCGATTAGAAACGCTTGCTAACGTCCGCGAGGCGGGCATGAAAGTGTGTTCTGGCGGCATTCTCGGTATGGGTGAAGATGCCAAAGATCGTAGCGCACTATTGCAACAACTGGCCAAGCTGTCGCCGCACCCAGAATCCGTCCCGATTAATATGCTGGTAAAAGTACCCGGCACGCCGCTGGAAAATGTTGAAGACCTAGACCCCATTGAGTTTATCCGCGCTATTGCGGTGGCCCGTATTATGATGCCACAGAGCCACGTGCGACTTTCCGCTGGCCGAGAGCAAATGAGTGAATCAACCCAAGCTCTGGCGTTTTTAGCTGGCGCTAACTCGATTTTCTACGGCGACAAACTGCTAACCACGGGCAACCCTCAGGCAGATCGCGACCGCGCACTGTTTGCCAAACTGGGGCTACATCCGGAAAAGCGCGAGACCTGTGAGAGCGAAGACACCCAAGCCGCCCGACTCGCCCAGCAAGCACAGCAGCAGGTACACGCCGAGCGCGCTGCAAAGCTAGCGGTAGATGCCAGTGTCTAA
- the bioF gene encoding 8-amino-7-oxononanoate synthase, translating to MPVSKAWQERLATAREQRIREQRWRCRLVNTRRWLDFAGNDYLGLAHDPRVQAAQAEGARRFGAGAGASHLVSGHLDVHDALEDALARWTGRERALLFSTGYMANLGVLQALADSHTAIFHDRLNHASLLDGATLSGARSRRFHHRDSSDLERLLSRSTATHNLVVSDGVFSMDGDVADIAALGRLSQQYNAWLMIDDAHGLGVLGENGSGCVEGFSSETVPILVGTLGKALGTAGAFVAGDAALIEHITQFARSYVYTTAQPPSIAASTLAALTIVQHEPEHRQRLQQHISYFRQQAEALGLPLGNSHTPIQPLLLGNELRTMTWATKLTELGIQVGAIRPPTVPKGAARLRITLSARHTLSDIDRLLEGLETCLREDVVCPA from the coding sequence ATGCCAGTGTCTAAAGCGTGGCAAGAGCGTTTAGCCACTGCTCGCGAGCAGCGTATCCGCGAGCAGCGCTGGCGGTGCCGCTTAGTGAACACCCGGCGTTGGCTGGACTTTGCGGGTAACGATTACCTCGGCCTAGCCCACGACCCTCGGGTACAGGCGGCCCAGGCGGAGGGGGCTCGCCGCTTTGGAGCAGGCGCCGGAGCCTCGCATCTGGTCAGCGGTCATTTGGATGTTCACGACGCTTTGGAAGACGCCTTGGCACGTTGGACCGGCCGCGAACGTGCGCTGCTATTTTCGACGGGCTATATGGCCAACCTTGGCGTTTTGCAGGCACTGGCCGACTCACATACAGCCATCTTTCACGACCGCCTGAACCATGCTTCGCTACTAGATGGCGCCACGCTTAGCGGCGCGCGTTCAAGGCGCTTTCATCATCGCGATAGCAGTGACCTAGAGCGTCTACTGTCGCGTAGCACAGCCACTCATAACCTAGTGGTCAGCGACGGTGTATTTAGCATGGATGGCGACGTTGCCGATATCGCAGCCCTTGGCCGGTTAAGCCAACAATACAACGCCTGGCTAATGATTGATGACGCCCACGGCCTGGGTGTTCTGGGCGAGAATGGCAGTGGTTGTGTAGAAGGATTCAGCAGCGAAACTGTGCCTATTTTGGTGGGGACGCTGGGCAAAGCGCTGGGGACTGCTGGTGCCTTTGTGGCTGGTGACGCCGCACTGATTGAACATATTACTCAGTTTGCTCGCAGCTATGTGTACACCACCGCACAGCCCCCAAGCATTGCAGCATCGACCCTAGCAGCGCTAACAATCGTGCAGCACGAACCCGAACACCGCCAGCGGCTCCAACAACATATCAGCTACTTCCGTCAGCAGGCCGAAGCGCTTGGACTACCACTCGGTAACTCACACACCCCCATTCAGCCACTCTTGTTGGGTAACGAGCTGCGCACCATGACATGGGCGACAAAGCTCACTGAACTAGGCATTCAAGTTGGCGCTATTCGACCACCCACGGTACCCAAAGGAGCGGCGCGGCTTCGTATTACGCTCAGCGCCCGCCATACCCTTAGCGATATTGACCGCTTACTGGAAGGGCTAGAGACCTGCCTACGCGAGGACGTGGTATGTCCCGCTTAG
- a CDS encoding alpha/beta fold hydrolase, with the protein MSRLAPPDSGSADLNSADLKSAGLAPDGLVSPGIAASQRLVLLSGWGVDKRIWQLLAPHWPACLEISNVDWPGYGESLPLPGQASLGTLASTMSNQLPSDAIWVGWSLGGLLATALLDQLPAPQGLILIGAGERFCSDDGVSNTELASFRRAFNRDPYATWRHFLRWQAQGEPNPRHIHQQLRELLGDAPSANLHTLEQGLEWLSTLENHPRLLNASCPVVRLAGEHDPLIGDSTRSKAIQLPHSGHCPMLSQPALMATVIAEQAATISQQAVQETL; encoded by the coding sequence ATGTCCCGCTTAGCCCCTCCTGACTCAGGCTCTGCTGACTTAAACTCTGCTGACTTAAAATCTGCTGGTTTAGCCCCTGATGGCTTAGTCTCTCCAGGCATAGCAGCCTCACAGCGCCTGGTACTACTCTCCGGCTGGGGGGTTGATAAGCGCATCTGGCAGCTACTTGCCCCTCACTGGCCTGCCTGTTTAGAGATCAGCAACGTGGACTGGCCAGGCTACGGCGAATCACTGCCTCTGCCAGGACAGGCCTCGCTTGGCACCCTTGCCAGCACCATGTCAAACCAACTGCCTAGTGATGCTATATGGGTTGGTTGGTCGTTGGGCGGACTATTAGCGACCGCACTGCTCGATCAGTTGCCCGCTCCGCAAGGCTTGATTCTGATCGGTGCAGGAGAGCGATTTTGCAGCGATGACGGTGTGAGCAACACTGAACTTGCCAGCTTCCGACGTGCATTTAACCGCGACCCATACGCCACTTGGCGGCATTTTTTACGCTGGCAGGCTCAGGGAGAACCTAACCCCCGTCATATCCATCAGCAGCTACGCGAACTGTTGGGTGATGCTCCTAGTGCAAATCTACACACCCTTGAGCAAGGGCTTGAGTGGTTATCTACATTAGAGAACCATCCACGCTTGTTGAATGCCTCATGCCCAGTGGTGCGTTTAGCGGGTGAACACGATCCGCTAATAGGCGACAGCACCCGCAGCAAAGCCATTCAACTACCCCATTCCGGGCACTGCCCCATGCTTTCCCAGCCAGCCCTGATGGCCACCGTCATCGCCGAACAGGCCGCTACTATTAGTCAGCAGGCCGTCCAGGAGACCCTATGA
- a CDS encoding methyltransferase domain-containing protein has product MSSTVVSPTAHMPNWQANVARAFSRAAPHYDALASAQRQIGETLWPALPSRAANILDLGCGTGYWTQRLAERFPQAHITGLDLAPGMLAHAQACYGDAVTWQQGDAAAQPFKNDSFDLVFSNLAIQWCRDINAVMGELERVLIPGGQAYINTLLPGTLAEIATTWQRPEALLQTPDAQTVKHAVTRSGLILTHHATEQRQFYYPDLNAVMASIKGVGAQVARPNAQLTRRELAAAKARFETLRTPLGLPVSYHCFTLHLEKTR; this is encoded by the coding sequence ATGAGCAGCACAGTAGTCTCACCGACAGCCCACATGCCTAATTGGCAGGCAAATGTCGCTCGGGCCTTCTCCAGAGCAGCACCGCACTACGATGCTCTGGCTAGCGCCCAGCGCCAGATTGGCGAAACGCTATGGCCAGCGCTGCCCAGCCGTGCTGCAAATATTCTCGATCTAGGCTGCGGCACCGGCTACTGGACCCAGCGGTTGGCAGAACGCTTCCCCCAGGCCCATATAACGGGGCTAGACCTTGCGCCCGGCATGCTTGCTCATGCCCAGGCATGTTATGGCGATGCAGTTACCTGGCAACAGGGTGATGCTGCCGCACAGCCATTCAAGAATGACAGTTTTGATCTGGTATTTTCTAACCTGGCTATTCAGTGGTGCCGCGATATAAACGCCGTGATGGGTGAACTTGAGCGTGTGCTTATCCCAGGTGGCCAAGCGTATATCAACACTCTACTGCCCGGCACACTGGCAGAAATCGCCACCACTTGGCAGCGGCCAGAAGCGCTGCTGCAAACGCCAGATGCACAAACAGTTAAACATGCCGTAACCCGCAGCGGTTTGATACTGACTCATCACGCAACCGAACAGCGGCAGTTTTACTACCCCGACCTAAATGCTGTCATGGCCTCAATTAAAGGCGTGGGCGCCCAGGTAGCAAGGCCCAATGCCCAGCTTACCCGGCGAGAGCTGGCCGCTGCTAAGGCGCGTTTTGAAACCCTACGCACCCCCTTGGGCCTGCCCGTTAGCTACCACTGCTTCACTCTGCACCTGGAAAAAACGCGATGA
- the bioD gene encoding dethiobiotin synthase, with amino-acid sequence MTAYFVTGTDTDAGKTLATSALLCAARERKLSTLGLKPIASGSLMTPDGLRNSDALALQAQSTPLVEYTTVNPWAFAPAIAPHLAAQEAGVELNMDSIVATLRDTLSNTSRDLTLIEGAGGWRVPLNADEDFSDIPRALQLPVILVVGLKLGCLNHARLTAEVISSDGLTLVGWVGSVVDPGFAADHERFEANIALLKSALAAPCLGVIPHLDSAEAAHAQPYLSLAPLLNAHSLYQEVAL; translated from the coding sequence ATGACCGCTTATTTTGTGACTGGCACCGATACCGATGCAGGTAAAACCCTAGCTACCAGCGCACTGCTGTGCGCTGCTCGCGAACGTAAACTCAGCACACTAGGTCTAAAACCAATTGCGTCAGGTAGTCTCATGACTCCCGACGGGCTACGCAATAGTGATGCCCTAGCGCTCCAGGCACAAAGTACCCCACTGGTCGAGTACACCACTGTTAACCCTTGGGCGTTTGCTCCAGCCATCGCGCCACACCTGGCCGCTCAGGAAGCAGGCGTCGAGCTAAATATGGACAGTATTGTCGCTACACTGCGCGACACCCTCAGCAATACGTCACGGGACCTAACACTCATTGAAGGTGCTGGCGGATGGCGGGTACCGCTGAACGCAGATGAAGATTTCTCCGACATTCCACGCGCCTTGCAGCTACCGGTTATTCTGGTGGTAGGACTTAAACTGGGCTGCCTTAACCATGCTCGGCTCACCGCAGAGGTGATCTCCTCCGATGGCTTAACGCTAGTCGGTTGGGTTGGTAGTGTGGTGGACCCTGGGTTTGCCGCTGACCACGAGCGTTTTGAGGCCAATATTGCGCTACTCAAAAGTGCCTTGGCCGCGCCGTGCCTCGGTGTTATTCCCCATTTGGATAGCGCTGAAGCGGCACACGCCCAGCCATATCTATCGTTGGCACCACTGCTTAACGCCCACTCGCTGTATCAGGAAGTTGCATTATGA